One genomic segment of uncultured Desulfobacter sp. includes these proteins:
- a CDS encoding IS3 family transposase, protein MLILISEACQAGASKSKAAQLLGLTVRTIQRWKKQGTTDKRKGSRAVPANKLSVEEQDNIVNVLKSPEYADFSPNQIVPKLADQGIYMGSESTMYRILRTLKMNEHRQASNPVHRHSPETFTACGPDQIWSWDITYLRSSVKGQFYYLYMVMDLYSRKAVACQVYESESGEFASDLITDACIREKISKKQIILHSDNGSPMKSATMLAKLQDLGVMPSFSRPSVSNDNPFSESLFRTMKYRPNYPEKPFENVIEARVWADEFVTWYNTVHLHSSINFVTPDDRHRGKDVQILENRHKVYLDARLKNPERWSKGTRDWEPITTVSLKKFKRLKPGISAEKKTV, encoded by the coding sequence GTGTTAATCTTGATATCTGAGGCCTGCCAAGCCGGCGCCAGTAAAAGTAAGGCTGCACAATTATTGGGATTAACAGTGCGAACGATTCAGCGCTGGAAAAAGCAGGGGACAACAGATAAACGTAAGGGTTCTCGTGCCGTTCCTGCCAATAAGTTGTCGGTTGAAGAGCAAGATAACATTGTCAATGTATTGAAATCTCCGGAATATGCAGATTTTAGCCCAAATCAAATCGTTCCAAAGCTTGCTGACCAGGGTATATATATGGGATCTGAGTCTACAATGTATCGAATTCTGAGAACGCTGAAGATGAACGAGCACCGTCAGGCAAGCAATCCAGTGCATAGACATAGCCCGGAAACATTCACGGCATGTGGCCCTGATCAGATATGGTCCTGGGATATTACATATTTGCGTTCATCGGTGAAAGGTCAATTCTATTACCTTTATATGGTGATGGATCTATACAGCCGGAAAGCTGTTGCCTGCCAGGTTTATGAATCGGAGTCCGGAGAATTTGCCTCAGATTTGATAACAGATGCCTGCATTCGTGAAAAGATTTCAAAAAAACAGATTATTTTGCATTCTGATAACGGATCACCAATGAAATCAGCAACTATGTTGGCCAAACTGCAGGACTTAGGGGTCATGCCCTCCTTTAGCCGGCCCAGTGTCAGCAATGATAACCCTTTTTCAGAATCATTGTTTAGAACAATGAAATACAGGCCAAATTATCCAGAAAAACCATTTGAAAATGTAATTGAAGCAAGAGTTTGGGCAGATGAGTTTGTAACTTGGTATAATACCGTGCATCTCCATAGCAGTATCAATTTTGTTACCCCTGATGACAGACACCGTGGAAAAGATGTTCAAATTCTCGAGAATCGGCATAAAGTGTACCTGGATGCCCGGTTAAAGAATCCTGAAAGGTGGTCCAAGGGTACAAGAGACTGGGAGCCAATTACAACAGTAAGTTTGAAAAAATTCAAACGGTTAAAGCCTGGAATCTCTGCTGAGAAAAAGACTGTTTGA
- a CDS encoding transposase translates to MGYSIQIKEAVLQKVLLGNKPHHEISQEFGVGRSTIGKWLRQYKESGNTTLKSKAKRPKDWSSEQRISALIETGTMTSEKCVAWCRKNGIFCHHLEQWRKDAISGMSNTADKKQGEKEKQYKKEISFLKRDLSRKEKALAETAALLVLKKKAQAIWGEAEED, encoded by the coding sequence ATGGGATATTCTATCCAAATCAAAGAAGCAGTGTTACAAAAGGTATTACTGGGCAACAAACCCCACCATGAGATCTCACAAGAATTCGGAGTTGGCCGATCAACAATCGGAAAATGGCTAAGACAATATAAAGAAAGCGGCAACACTACATTGAAATCAAAAGCAAAGCGCCCCAAAGACTGGTCTTCTGAGCAAAGAATTTCAGCACTTATAGAAACAGGAACTATGACTTCAGAAAAATGCGTTGCCTGGTGCCGTAAAAATGGAATTTTTTGCCATCACCTGGAGCAATGGAGAAAAGATGCCATTTCCGGTATGTCAAACACTGCAGATAAAAAGCAGGGTGAGAAGGAAAAACAATATAAAAAAGAAATATCCTTTTTAAAGCGCGACCTTTCCCGAAAAGAAAAAGCACTTGCAGAAACAGCGGCCTTGCTGGTTCTTAAAAAAAAAGCCCAGGCGATCTGGGGGGAGGCAGAGGAAGATTGA
- a CDS encoding DUF2158 domain-containing protein, which translates to MADKFKVGDIVQLKSGGPKMTIVKITETEPDDDPYKIEVNWFVP; encoded by the coding sequence ATGGCTGACAAATTTAAGGTTGGTGACATTGTCCAATTAAAGTCAGGAGGTCCCAAAATGACAATAGTAAAAATTACAGAAACGGAACCTGATGATGATCCTTATAAAATTGAGGTTAATTGGTTTGTTCCTTAA
- a CDS encoding TRAP transporter small permease, translating into MYSLYKFSRGLNSWIQSLIASMGVAMAVIVAVQVFFRYALNSSLFWSEEVARLLLVWLTFLGATVAYFHGAHPGVDGLYRRLAPGWQKLAACLTHCASLSLFTVMIYSGIEFSWFVRLQITPAINLPKWIMMAVVPAAGLIFTIHCLAFLGRVFKGEGSGQ; encoded by the coding sequence ATGTATTCTCTATATAAATTCAGCCGGGGCCTGAATTCTTGGATTCAGTCCCTGATTGCTTCCATGGGCGTTGCCATGGCCGTGATTGTAGCAGTCCAGGTGTTTTTTCGGTATGCGCTCAACTCTTCTCTGTTCTGGTCAGAGGAAGTGGCACGGCTGCTGCTGGTCTGGCTGACCTTTTTAGGGGCAACGGTGGCCTATTTCCACGGTGCCCATCCCGGGGTGGACGGCCTGTACCGCAGACTTGCTCCGGGGTGGCAGAAACTGGCGGCCTGCTTGACCCATTGTGCCAGTCTATCACTATTTACCGTGATGATATATTCAGGAATTGAGTTTTCATGGTTTGTACGTCTGCAGATCACGCCGGCCATTAATCTGCCCAAGTGGATCATGATGGCTGTGGTCCCGGCCGCCGGTCTGATTTTTACCATCCACTGTTTGGCCTTTCTGGGTCGGGTGTTCAAAGGTGAAGGCAGCGGCCAATGA
- a CDS encoding TRAP transporter substrate-binding protein: MKKVGMFILAGLVALVAAGGVKAKTVTIKLGVVTKPGAAQNIVAGKFKELVEERSGGAYKVKIYHSASLGNETEILQQIQMGTVHIGVITGGPFDTFDPIVRVINYPFLFKDNAQADEILDGSLGSEILKSLETSGFKGLCFSENGFRNLTNNRAAVTGPDQVKGLKIRVMASALHKAIWQSLGANPTPMPWPIYTELEQGVIDGQENPLWVMEVYKFYEIQKYITMTRHVYSPHIDVASLRWFNKLPEADQAMITSAMKAAAKFQRKSNRDKNAGRLALLKEKGMEVIENPDVAAFRAKVAGLKDMDLYSDPRVQTLLLKMLDAVK; this comes from the coding sequence ATGAAAAAAGTTGGTATGTTCATTTTGGCAGGGCTGGTTGCCCTGGTTGCTGCGGGCGGTGTAAAGGCTAAGACGGTTACCATCAAACTGGGGGTGGTGACAAAGCCCGGAGCGGCACAGAATATTGTGGCCGGGAAGTTTAAGGAACTGGTGGAAGAACGGTCGGGTGGGGCTTATAAGGTTAAGATTTACCATTCCGCATCCCTGGGGAACGAGACAGAAATCCTTCAGCAGATCCAAATGGGAACTGTTCATATCGGCGTGATCACGGGCGGTCCCTTTGATACTTTTGATCCCATTGTCCGGGTGATCAATTACCCTTTTTTGTTTAAAGATAATGCCCAGGCCGATGAAATATTGGATGGCTCCCTTGGGTCGGAAATTTTAAAAAGTCTTGAAACTTCAGGGTTTAAGGGTCTCTGTTTTTCTGAAAACGGGTTCCGTAATTTGACCAATAACCGGGCGGCTGTCACGGGTCCGGATCAGGTAAAGGGATTGAAGATCCGAGTGATGGCATCGGCCCTGCACAAGGCCATCTGGCAAAGTTTAGGGGCCAACCCCACGCCCATGCCCTGGCCCATTTACACAGAGTTGGAGCAGGGGGTCATCGACGGCCAGGAAAATCCTCTCTGGGTAATGGAGGTGTATAAATTTTATGAGATTCAAAAATACATCACCATGACCCGCCATGTCTATTCTCCCCACATTGATGTGGCCTCCCTGAGGTGGTTCAACAAACTGCCGGAGGCAGACCAGGCGATGATCACTTCGGCCATGAAAGCGGCGGCAAAGTTTCAGCGCAAGAGCAACCGGGATAAAAATGCCGGCCGGCTGGCCCTGCTGAAGGAAAAGGGCATGGAAGTAATAGAAAACCCGGATGTGGCGGCCTTCCGTGCAAAGGTGGCCGGATTGAAAGATATGGATCTTTATTCCGATCCCCGGGTACAGACCCTTCTGCTTAAAATGCTTGATGCGGTAAAATAG
- a CDS encoding MFS transporter — protein MFCDNVRRFIAFRIFFNSRFYYPVFTILFLDFGLTIAQFSILNAVWAAVIVLAEVPSGALADVVGRKRLLVAASFIMAVEIGIICFAPAGGSPLIFYIFLANRILSGLAEAAASGADEAIAYDSLAERGEKKQWGRVLEILARYQSVGHIVAMSIGAAIYDPNLVTKAVSFLGINHQFSQSMTMRFPLYLTFILAILAVITTLGMKDVKTRTSKENGKAESGKASLGQAMGLTLKAGAWIFKTPFALTILLFGMMFDGLIRMVITLSSQYYRMIELPESIFGLIGSLVAMLGFVVPKLARNLAEKKNPSHALAVTAVLTLTGLVSMNLFLPLAGIIPVMLTCCAMYFNGFFISYYLNQVTDSEQRATVLSFKGLTYNISYGLLGILYALVLKTQRQTVSGTPNEDLIFMDTFFWFPLTFAAWFVLLMGATRFIYKKSGIKE, from the coding sequence ATGTTCTGTGATAATGTCAGGCGTTTCATCGCTTTCCGGATATTTTTCAACTCCCGGTTTTATTATCCGGTCTTTACAATCCTATTCCTTGATTTCGGGTTGACCATTGCCCAGTTCTCTATTCTAAATGCCGTGTGGGCGGCTGTGATTGTCCTGGCCGAGGTTCCATCGGGCGCCCTGGCTGATGTAGTGGGCAGAAAGCGGCTTTTGGTGGCAGCCTCCTTTATCATGGCGGTGGAGATCGGTATTATCTGTTTTGCCCCGGCCGGTGGTTCTCCTTTGATTTTTTACATATTTTTGGCCAACCGTATCTTAAGCGGTCTTGCAGAAGCAGCGGCCAGCGGTGCGGACGAGGCCATTGCCTATGATTCCCTGGCAGAGCGCGGTGAAAAGAAGCAGTGGGGGCGGGTTCTTGAAATTCTGGCCCGGTACCAGTCTGTGGGCCATATCGTTGCCATGAGTATCGGAGCCGCAATTTATGATCCGAACCTGGTGACAAAAGCCGTGAGTTTTTTAGGGATAAATCACCAATTTTCCCAAAGTATGACCATGCGGTTCCCACTTTACCTGACTTTTATTCTGGCCATCCTGGCCGTGATCACCACCCTGGGGATGAAAGATGTAAAAACGCGTACCTCCAAAGAAAACGGCAAGGCTGAGAGTGGCAAAGCATCGTTGGGACAGGCCATGGGCTTGACCCTGAAGGCGGGTGCCTGGATTTTCAAAACTCCTTTTGCTCTGACTATCCTGCTGTTTGGAATGATGTTCGACGGTTTGATCCGCATGGTGATTACCCTGTCAAGCCAGTACTACCGGATGATTGAACTGCCGGAATCCATTTTCGGCCTGATCGGATCCCTGGTGGCCATGCTGGGGTTCGTTGTCCCGAAACTTGCCCGGAACCTTGCTGAGAAAAAAAATCCATCCCATGCTCTGGCCGTTACAGCAGTCCTAACTCTGACAGGTCTTGTGTCCATGAATTTATTCCTGCCACTGGCAGGAATAATCCCTGTCATGCTTACCTGCTGCGCCATGTATTTTAACGGTTTTTTTATCAGTTATTACCTCAACCAGGTCACAGATTCTGAGCAGCGGGCAACGGTCTTGAGTTTTAAAGGACTGACCTACAATATTTCTTACGGACTTCTGGGCATCCTCTACGCCCTGGTTCTGAAAACCCAGAGACAGACTGTGTCCGGCACGCCCAATGAAGACCTGATTTTTATGGATACTTTTTTCTGGTTTCCACTGACTTTTGCAGCATGGTTCGTTCTCCTGATGGGGGCGACTCGTTTTATTTATAAAAAATCCGGCATCAAGGAATGA
- a CDS encoding TRAP transporter large permease has product MTTQILLITLFFLFLINTPIAIAIGTASMTAILIQGDFPLMMVVQRMVAGTDSFHLMAVPLFMYAGVIMEKGGISQRLIDFANALTGWLPGGLAAVSIVSAMFFAGISGSAAADAAAVGAVLIPAMKRSGYPSDFAAAVQASGGSLGVVIPPSIPMIIFGFLTGASISRLFAAGILPGLLIGISLIGISTFIAWRRGYAPDTTFSLLQIWTTFKRALMALGAPVIILGGILFGVFTATESAAVAVVYAFCVSMFVYKKIGIKDIFPIFSQAGITASVVMFIISTASVFSWIAAIEDIPAALAGSLLSMTDNPVVLLLLINIVLLAAGTFVETTASLILLVPMITAMLPSLGIDLIQLGVIVVANLAIGMLTPPMGICLIVSATISGDRIGAVSRRVMPFLFVLVLDLALITFYPPLTMWLAGLVGN; this is encoded by the coding sequence ATGACCACCCAAATACTTCTGATTACCCTTTTTTTTCTATTTTTGATCAACACCCCCATTGCTATTGCCATTGGTACGGCCTCCATGACTGCCATTCTGATCCAGGGGGATTTCCCACTGATGATGGTGGTGCAGCGCATGGTAGCGGGAACGGATTCTTTCCATTTGATGGCGGTGCCACTGTTTATGTATGCCGGGGTGATTATGGAAAAAGGTGGGATTTCCCAGCGGCTGATTGATTTTGCCAATGCCCTGACCGGGTGGTTGCCCGGCGGTCTGGCTGCTGTGTCCATTGTGTCGGCCATGTTTTTTGCCGGGATTTCCGGTTCGGCCGCTGCCGATGCCGCGGCGGTGGGGGCGGTGCTGATCCCGGCCATGAAACGGTCCGGGTATCCCTCTGATTTCGCTGCGGCGGTGCAGGCCTCGGGTGGCTCCCTGGGCGTGGTCATCCCGCCTTCCATTCCCATGATCATATTCGGGTTTCTAACTGGTGCAAGTATTTCTCGCCTCTTTGCCGCCGGTATTCTGCCCGGTCTGCTCATCGGAATTTCTCTCATCGGAATTTCTACTTTCATTGCCTGGCGACGGGGATATGCCCCGGATACGACATTTTCGCTGTTACAAATCTGGACGACCTTTAAGCGGGCACTAATGGCCCTGGGGGCACCGGTTATTATTCTGGGGGGAATACTGTTTGGTGTTTTTACGGCCACCGAGTCGGCAGCCGTGGCGGTGGTCTATGCATTCTGTGTTTCCATGTTTGTATATAAAAAGATTGGTATAAAGGATATTTTTCCCATATTCAGCCAGGCCGGTATCACAGCGTCCGTGGTGATGTTCATCATTTCCACCGCCTCGGTGTTTTCCTGGATCGCTGCCATTGAAGATATTCCGGCGGCACTGGCCGGCAGTCTTCTTTCCATGACGGATAACCCAGTGGTTCTATTGCTGTTGATAAATATTGTACTCCTGGCCGCAGGCACCTTTGTGGAAACCACCGCTTCCCTTATTTTACTGGTGCCTATGATTACGGCTATGCTGCCTTCCCTGGGCATTGACCTCATTCAACTGGGGGTTATCGTGGTGGCGAACCTGGCCATTGGTATGCTCACTCCGCCTATGGGGATTTGTCTCATTGTCTCCGCCACAATTTCCGGCGACCGCATTGGGGCGGTGAGCCGACGGGTGATGCCCTTTCTTTTTGTCCTGGTCCTTGATTTGGCCTTGATTACCTTTTATCCTCCCTTGACCATGTGGTTGGCCGGATTGGTCGGAAACTAA
- a CDS encoding AAA domain-containing protein, protein MNNENQNNDIEARGRFNDLLEYVHHVGKLNQKPIFRINEYKQLVIWEHEFKGRIGIHHNTADEDGVPIWIRVERLKRVPPPEIPEQLKEWIVVSHDPMIQPDVKEKIIKTVSKSEANDLLAQGIILEADIKNPLKDQHERTSSKDIIIRLKNNIRIKSDFETYINEQWLPWAEKEKPRRKTIKIYDSLFSLQQTIEAQGDEQPIELILGIGITRWNCEGHDIDHALIEKPIEIEVNREDGSILVHPRNIDPVLAIDSFSALDNPGVNTLIRFGKKHFSELSEDVEFSPYVHESFEPILRQASTYLSEKGTYWPDVNTDNENRKPNKIGDTLEITDSWVMFVRPRSRTSFVQDIERFQKKLEESPGNIPKPAKRIISELSDAKPVSAPPAITTGSEPSLSSSSSCQKAELFFPKPFNDAQVQIVDRLEQNDGVVVQGPPGTGKTHTIANIICHYLATGRTVLVTSKGDPALSVLQGQIPEELRPLTISLLTNEKQGMKQLESAVQLLAGIASQTNLRDLKRDAESHELRVKQLKKEIQKIDGEIKDWGLKQLNPINKELSGTDSEITAMELAEQVISDIGRHEWLIDELGSSEKFIPQFTDSDIASIRSARRNLGEDISYVGKRLPNQQDMLDSANIVAIHDDVATSARIEMQAKNNNIPPLAVSVEKSVNRAKKLISPLKGLHDLLTQLETSPWLEGLFYHWLNKQAQVSHIELFNELRNELSRLVSERQKFIRTLVETNDPASYSEQVLNGLNKLIAGKRPFGLLSFGNKEAKKYIELIRVDGEEPKSTEQWQLAKDYIIFQNNIRKFTVRWNHAGQELDLPNLSCSYGELFKTGQSIHDLICKAEETAQQWETIKSEVSALFPHGVAINSLLKNKTEIEKVLEAIEVNTSRINLGAQRIKLQDLTDKIKNSEGEVSIKLRNFIQNSIGNPGYFSDKIMKEWQYFIAELNRLNKLSNDIAVVERVSEKILSSGAPNWAKQLRTEPVSSTEDKLTPVDWLASWQWKRRNQYLKEIDGREELKRLSEKRSRLGNDLQRTFSALIKVKTNIGLHTNMTERVQGALMRFVSSVAKIGKGTGKRAPRHRRDAYRAMKDCYSGVPCWIMPTWRISESLPSDFGSFDLVIIDEASQSDITALPAIMRAKKILIVGDDKQVSPTAAFIAEEKILQLRHNFLRGQPFAELLLPGVSIYDLANAVFPGQRIMLTEHFRCVEPIIRFSMQFYSEPLNPLRIPTVSEKLTPPLIDVHVKYGRRDERKKINEDEAEAIVSEIKNIVKNPKYSGRTIGVISLVGAQQAKFIQNELLIELGEEIYQKYHIACGDAPTFQGKERDIILLSMVVGAGQGAAMTKREYVQRTNVALSRARDRMYLFRSLEESDLKNEADLRLRILQHFVNPMPQRDTINNPLDLCDSGFERDVLTRLTEKGYNVTPQVKVGAFSIDMVVEGENDRRLGIELDGDKYHPPEKWMEDWQRQRVMERVGWKFWRCWGSSYTIDPEGCIDDLINTLDRMQILPGKKFDSLNIYTEQRIYPKETKQENFSMSHGTLSSTVPA, encoded by the coding sequence ATGAATAACGAAAATCAAAATAACGACATAGAAGCGAGAGGTCGCTTCAATGACCTATTAGAGTATGTGCATCATGTTGGGAAGTTAAACCAAAAACCAATATTCAGAATTAATGAATATAAACAATTGGTTATTTGGGAACATGAATTTAAAGGTCGTATTGGCATTCACCATAATACCGCAGATGAAGATGGCGTACCAATTTGGATAAGAGTTGAAAGATTAAAAAGAGTGCCTCCTCCAGAAATTCCTGAACAACTTAAGGAATGGATTGTTGTCAGCCATGATCCTATGATCCAACCTGATGTGAAAGAAAAAATTATAAAAACAGTAAGCAAATCAGAAGCGAACGATTTACTTGCACAAGGAATTATCTTAGAAGCAGACATTAAAAATCCTCTCAAAGACCAGCATGAAAGAACCAGTAGCAAAGATATAATTATCAGGTTGAAAAACAATATTAGAATTAAATCAGATTTTGAAACCTATATTAATGAACAATGGCTACCATGGGCGGAAAAGGAAAAGCCGCGGCGTAAAACTATAAAAATTTATGATTCTCTTTTTAGCCTGCAACAAACCATTGAAGCCCAAGGAGATGAGCAGCCAATAGAACTCATTTTGGGTATTGGCATTACCAGATGGAATTGCGAAGGTCATGATATTGATCACGCCCTTATTGAAAAACCTATTGAAATTGAGGTCAATCGAGAAGACGGTTCGATATTGGTTCACCCCAGAAACATTGACCCTGTTCTTGCGATAGATTCCTTTTCAGCTCTTGATAACCCAGGCGTTAATACACTTATACGGTTTGGTAAAAAGCATTTTTCTGAACTATCAGAAGATGTTGAATTTTCACCTTATGTCCATGAAAGCTTCGAACCAATACTCAGACAAGCATCAACATATTTGAGCGAAAAAGGCACATATTGGCCGGATGTTAACACTGACAATGAAAATCGCAAACCAAACAAAATCGGAGATACACTGGAAATCACAGACAGTTGGGTAATGTTTGTGCGTCCAAGAAGTAGAACAAGTTTTGTTCAAGATATAGAGCGATTTCAAAAAAAATTAGAAGAATCTCCGGGCAACATTCCCAAACCTGCCAAAAGGATAATCTCTGAGTTATCGGACGCAAAACCAGTCTCGGCACCTCCAGCTATTACCACAGGGAGTGAACCTTCATTATCATCTTCGTCAAGTTGCCAAAAAGCAGAGCTCTTTTTTCCCAAACCATTCAATGATGCACAAGTTCAAATAGTTGACAGACTTGAACAAAATGACGGAGTCGTGGTTCAAGGTCCTCCTGGTACGGGAAAAACTCATACTATCGCTAATATTATTTGTCATTACCTAGCTACAGGCAGAACAGTGCTTGTTACATCAAAAGGCGACCCCGCCTTGTCAGTGCTACAAGGGCAAATCCCTGAAGAATTAAGGCCGCTAACTATCAGCCTCCTTACAAATGAAAAGCAAGGAATGAAACAGCTTGAATCTGCTGTACAACTTCTTGCAGGCATAGCAAGTCAGACGAATCTACGAGATTTAAAACGAGACGCAGAGTCTCATGAATTGAGGGTTAAGCAGCTAAAAAAAGAAATTCAAAAAATTGACGGGGAAATCAAAGACTGGGGCTTAAAACAATTAAACCCAATCAACAAAGAGCTTTCTGGTACAGATTCAGAAATAACTGCCATGGAATTGGCAGAGCAGGTTATTTCTGATATTGGCAGGCATGAATGGCTTATTGATGAGCTTGGTTCGTCAGAAAAATTTATTCCTCAATTTACCGATTCTGATATTGCCAGTATTCGTTCAGCCAGAAGAAATCTTGGTGAAGATATTAGCTATGTAGGCAAACGCCTACCAAACCAACAAGACATGCTTGACTCCGCAAATATTGTAGCAATCCATGACGACGTAGCAACCTCTGCAAGAATAGAGATGCAAGCGAAAAACAATAATATTCCGCCACTGGCAGTATCAGTTGAAAAGTCAGTAAATCGTGCAAAAAAATTAATCTCTCCCTTAAAAGGCCTTCACGATCTCCTGACACAGTTAGAAACTTCCCCGTGGTTAGAGGGGTTATTCTACCATTGGCTCAACAAACAAGCCCAAGTGAGTCACATTGAATTATTTAATGAGTTAAGAAATGAATTGAGCAGGTTGGTGTCTGAAAGACAAAAATTCATTAGAACTCTCGTTGAAACAAATGACCCTGCCTCTTATAGTGAGCAAGTTTTAAATGGACTTAACAAACTGATAGCGGGTAAAAGACCTTTTGGCCTTTTATCCTTTGGAAATAAGGAAGCAAAAAAATATATAGAGCTGATTCGTGTAGATGGAGAAGAACCTAAAAGCACAGAACAATGGCAACTTGCTAAAGACTATATAATATTCCAAAATAACATTCGAAAATTTACCGTCCGATGGAATCATGCAGGACAGGAGCTTGACTTACCTAACTTGTCATGTTCTTATGGTGAGCTTTTTAAAACTGGTCAGTCAATTCATGACTTAATCTGCAAAGCGGAAGAGACCGCTCAGCAGTGGGAAACAATAAAAAGTGAAGTCTCTGCATTATTTCCCCATGGCGTTGCCATAAATAGCTTGCTGAAAAATAAAACTGAAATAGAAAAGGTTCTCGAGGCTATTGAAGTAAATACATCTCGAATCAACTTGGGAGCGCAAAGGATAAAATTACAAGACCTTACAGACAAAATCAAAAACTCTGAGGGTGAAGTTTCCATAAAACTACGAAATTTTATCCAAAATTCCATAGGGAACCCTGGATACTTTTCTGATAAAATAATGAAAGAGTGGCAATATTTTATAGCAGAGTTAAACAGGTTAAATAAATTATCAAATGATATAGCTGTTGTCGAAAGAGTTTCGGAAAAAATATTATCTTCAGGTGCGCCAAATTGGGCAAAGCAACTCAGGACAGAACCTGTTTCATCGACGGAAGATAAGTTAACACCGGTAGACTGGCTCGCATCATGGCAATGGAAACGCCGGAATCAATATTTAAAAGAAATTGATGGAAGGGAAGAGTTAAAACGATTATCAGAGAAGCGATCTCGTCTTGGTAACGATTTGCAAAGAACTTTTTCAGCTTTAATCAAAGTCAAAACAAATATCGGGCTACACACCAATATGACAGAACGTGTTCAAGGTGCATTAATGCGCTTTGTCTCTTCTGTTGCAAAAATAGGAAAGGGCACAGGGAAAAGAGCGCCAAGACATCGAAGAGATGCCTATAGGGCAATGAAAGATTGTTATAGTGGGGTTCCATGCTGGATTATGCCAACGTGGCGCATTAGTGAAAGCCTTCCTTCTGACTTCGGCTCATTTGACCTCGTTATTATTGATGAGGCATCTCAATCTGATATAACAGCCTTACCTGCAATTATGAGGGCAAAGAAAATCCTGATTGTTGGTGACGATAAGCAGGTAAGCCCCACCGCTGCATTCATAGCGGAAGAAAAAATTTTACAGCTCAGACATAACTTTTTAAGAGGACAGCCCTTTGCCGAGTTGCTTCTGCCCGGAGTATCAATTTACGATCTTGCCAATGCTGTATTTCCCGGCCAACGAATTATGCTGACAGAGCATTTCCGCTGTGTTGAACCTATTATCAGGTTTAGCATGCAATTTTACAGCGAGCCACTCAACCCTCTGAGAATTCCAACAGTATCGGAAAAACTAACACCCCCCTTGATTGATGTTCATGTCAAATATGGTCGCCGTGATGAACGAAAGAAAATCAATGAGGATGAAGCCGAAGCAATTGTTTCTGAAATCAAAAATATTGTTAAGAATCCAAAATATTCAGGGAGAACTATTGGTGTTATTTCTCTTGTAGGCGCACAGCAGGCTAAGTTCATCCAAAATGAACTATTAATTGAGTTAGGTGAAGAGATTTACCAAAAGTATCATATAGCATGTGGAGACGCACCAACTTTTCAAGGAAAAGAGAGAGACATTATACTTTTGTCAATGGTTGTCGGTGCCGGACAAGGGGCAGCAATGACAAAAAGAGAGTATGTGCAACGAACTAATGTCGCACTTTCAAGAGCCCGAGACAGAATGTACTTGTTTAGGAGTTTAGAGGAATCTGATTTAAAAAATGAGGCAGATTTGCGACTGAGAATACTGCAACACTTTGTCAACCCAATGCCGCAAAGAGATACTATAAATAATCCGTTAGATTTATGTGACTCAGGCTTCGAGAGAGATGTGCTAACAAGGCTTACGGAAAAAGGCTACAATGTCACCCCACAAGTTAAAGTTGGTGCTTTCTCAATTGATATGGTAGTCGAGGGAGAAAACGACAGAAGACTAGGCATAGAGTTAGATGGTGACAAATATCACCCACCCGAAAAATGGATGGAAGACTGGCAACGGCAAAGGGTGATGGAAAGGGTTGGTTGGAAATTTTGGCGTTGCTGGGGTTCAAGTTATACGATAGATCCAGAAGGCTGTATTGATGATTTAATCAATACTCTTGATCGTATGCAAATACTGCCTGGGAAAAAATTTGACTCACTAAATATCTATACAGAACAACGCATTTACCCTAAAGAGACCAAACAAGAAAATTTCAGTATGAGCCATGGGACCTTAAGCAGCACAGTGCCAGCATAA